From the genome of Candidatus Defluviilinea proxima:
ATCAACACCCTCTTCGCCACCGCTGGAACCGTCTCTTCAGTAGAAGTCGCCATGGATAAGGGCACCGGCAAGTCGAAGGGCTTCGCCTTCGTGTCCATGTCCTCACAGGCAGAAGCCGATAAGGCCATCGGCATGTTCAATGACTATGCACTGGCCGAGAGCAAGCTCAAGGTCAACGTAGCCAAGCCGCGCGCCCTTTAATACCTGACGCATCACTGTACCCTTGTTCCACTAGGGATAAGGGTACAGTTTTAACTATCGCGATCCATTCATCATCGGGGGGAAACACAGGTCCATCGGCAACCTTCGCACGAACCAACGGCAGTAAAGGAAAACAACATGAACTCACAAGAGATCGTTCAAACCCTTATGGATGCGATCCAGAAGGGTGACTTCGATAAAGCCAAGACCCTGCTCTCGGATGACTTCCAATTCAGGGGGCTGGTCCGCAGGCCGATCAGCGGCAGGACGTGGTTGAAACTGGGCGCAAGTCTACGCATGGCATTCGCTGGTCTCAATTACCATTTCAAAGTAGAGAACTCCAAAGGCAACACCGTCAACACCACATCACAGATGAGCGGTAACAACCGTGGCGCTTTTGATCTCACAGGTTTGCACATGGGCGTGGTCTCTGCTACACACAGAGATTTCTCCACCGCCATTGAGAAGATCACAGTGACAGTCAGGGATGAGAAGGTCTTATCCTGGGTTGTCGAACCAACCGAGGGCGCAGGTTTGATGGCGATCCTCAAACAGCTTGATGTCAAATTGCCAGCCATGTAGCGGGTTGTAAATCCACTTCACAGCCATCCACATTCTAAAAAACAAAAAGCCGCAAATAATTTGCGGCTCATTTTCTTGGTGCAAAGAACACTAACTATGCTTTTGATTTATTGACAATGTTCCTGCTCTTTTCAAGCAGGGAGGTTACTTCCTGAACGGCTTCTGCGAGCGTCACCCCTTCCACCATGGCCCATTCTTCACACAACACATTCTGAGTCTGGCGATAGAAACCCGCGATCGTTCCGTATAACGATTTGTGTTCGCCATACGCATACAAGTCTCGGACAACCTCACATTGAGCGCGGATCGTCCCTTCTTTGAGACGTTCTGCAAGCTCCGATTGACGTGAGCGCGAATCTTCGGTCAAAGGCGAGGGACGCGCCACCAGAACCTGGCGACAACGCGCGATCTCCTTTCGGTCCGCAAGCTTACGCAGACCAAACGCAGGCGGATCAAGCGGTACCCATAGAGTACTCCCGCCCGGGATGGAGATCTCGTAGTACTGGCGCTTCGCTCCAGACCCGAATTCACGGTCCTCCAATTTGACAACTTTCCCCACTCCATGTTGTGGATGGACGACCTGGTCACCGATCTTGAACATCATCAATTGAGTATTAACGTCGGTCTCTTCCACCGCCGCCGCGCTGTTGCGGGCGTGGACCATTACGGTTCGGGCGGAAACCACCGCCACCACCACGTTCCTCACGCGGACGGGCGACGTTCACGGTCAACTGGCGCTCGGCCAAGGAGTAACCATTGAACATCGAAATCGCCTTTTGCGCTTCGGCCTGTGAGCTCATTTCCACAAAGGCAAAACCCTTCGAACGATTTGTCCCCGGTTCCTTGATCAAGGCAACCGAAACCACTCCGCCAGCTTGCATAAAAAGTTCACGCAAGTTATCTTCTGTGGTTGTGTAGGCCAAATTCCCAACGTACAACTTTGCTTCCATATTTACTCCTTTATGGATGGTACTTAAGAAAAAAAGCCGCCAACTCCTACTAGGAGTTTGACGGCGACATAAGCACGCTAGACCTTCTATAAGATAGAAGTGATTATATCACAGCGTGTAGTCCTCTTATCGGCGGCTTTAAAATCATGGTACACTGATGAAACAGTTTTAAATTAATAACTGGATTTGTGTGGTCCTCCAGCCGCCAACCCTGTTATGGGCTGGCGGTTCTACTTTTAATCAGCAATACCTTTTGTATCCCAATGAAAGCACAGGAAAATTGATCCAGATCATCTCGAACTCCCAGATCTACCAACCCATCAAACGAGTCTTTGATTACATCAGCGCGCCAGAGAACGATTTCCAATGGCAATATGGGACGCTGGCTTCCACCCGCATTGAAGGGAGCAATCCAGGGCTGGGAGCCTGCTTCCAAAGCACAGGTCATTTCATGGGGCATCGCATCCAAAGCACCTTCGAAGTAACCGAATTCGAACCAAACCAGAAGTATGGCTTCAAGTCACTTTCGGGGCCGTTGCAATCCTACACGTCCTATGTGTTCGAGATCGCCAAAGGCTACACACAGATCAAACTCTCCATGCAAGCGAACGTGATCAACTCCATGGATTTCAACGAGGGCATCCTTGAAAAGAAGATGAAGAAACAATTGAAGGAAAACCTCGCCATGCTCAAAGAAATTCTGGAAGCTGGTTCATAACTTACTTACCTTGACATTCCTACATGCCATTGGTAAACTCCAAACGAAATTCATTCTAAAGAAAGGAGACGCGCGTTTTATGTTCAAATCAGCATCGGTCATTGTTTGCGATATCCCTCTGGGCGCGTCTCTGCACAGCAGTTAAGCCAGTCACTTTGATTCGACTTTAATGCCACGGCGCGCCCAGCCCGTGGCGTTTTTATTTAATTGATAACAGCCGCGTCTATCACCTGCACATGCACTAGGTGCAAGTGTCGCTTACATGTTCACTGCGAAGACGTCTGTTCACACCAGCCACGGAAATATTTCTGTGGCTGTTTTTATTTTACAAAAGAAAGGAACAAATTTTATGTTAGCACAAGTAGCACAAGTCATTTACCTGAATGGAACCATCCCTGCCCGCGCAAGTTTCAATGGGCGTTTATCGAACAAACATTTATATACAACAATTACAGGAAACCCTGACAATGAATACAAACGACCAGGACGACAAGGGTGTCGTCTTTCGAAAAACACTCGGACGGTACACCGTCCATACAGAAGAGCGAGAACTCGATTGCGGCGTCTCGTCCCTCCTCCATAAACAACTCATCTACTCCACCGCCGACCCTACATCCATGCGGCGTACAGTGCAAGCCGTACGTGAACTGGACCACGTAGACCCCATCGCAATCGGTGACCGAGTCCGCTATGTGGATGCAGGACAAGGCCGCGGCATGATTACCGAGGTCCTGCCTCGCCTCTCAAAGCTTTCACGCCCCGCCGCCGTTACCGGTCAACGCATCTTCGAGCAAGTCATCGTCTCGAACGCAGACCTAGTCATCCCCGTGTTCGCCGCGACCAATCCCCCACCCAAGTGGGGTCTGCTCGACCGCTACCTCGTCACTGCTGAAGCGGCTGAGTTGCCAGTGCTGATCGTCATCACAAAGATGGATCTAGCCAACGGGAATAACAAACTCGATACAGAACTCGAAACCTATCGGCGCATCGGGTATCCTATCCGCGCGGTCAGCTCGGTCACTGGCGAGGGCATCGAAGAACTCAAAGAGACCTTGCAAGGCAAAATGTCTGTGCTGATCGGCAAGTCGGGTGTGGGTAAAACTTCTCTGCTGAATGCCATCCAACCGGGGCTGGGGTTGCGAGTAAAAGCAGTCAGCAACGGCGAGCTCGGCAAAGGACGCCACACCACAACGCACCTTGAAATGTTCAAATTGGATACCGGCGGAACCATCGTGGATACACCCGGGATGCGCGAATTCGGCTTATGGAATATCTCCCCCGATGAACTCGCCTATCTCTTCCCAGAAATGGCGGAACACGTTGGCCGATGTAAATTCGGCTTGAGTTGTCATCACGATAACGAACCCGGTTGCGCCATCCGTAAAGCCGTGATGGATGGCATGGTCAGCCCGCATCGCTACAAGAGTTATATGAACCTGCGGAGCGAGCTATGAACTACCATGCTTCCTCCTTTGGCGATTTTCGATGTGGACACTGCGGTCAGTACGTCACAACCGCACACGTCCTCTCAGGCGTCAATAACCGCAATCACTGTCCCTACTGCTTGTGGTCACGTCATCTCGATCTATATTCGGCGGGCGATAGACTGTCCGCGTGTAAAGGGCAGATGAAGCCCATCGGGTTGACCATGAAGAAGAGCAGGAACAAGTACCAGATTAAGTCCCGAGGCGAGCTGATGTTGATCCACGAATGTGTGGAATGCGGAGATTTATCCATCAATCGCATCGCGGCAGACGACGATCCTGATTCCGTTATGGAGGCCTTTCTCTCCTCTCAGAGCTTGAGTTTTCAAACCAACGCACGATGTGAGGTACAGGGAATCGTACTATTGAACGAAACTGCGGTTGTTCAGGCACAATTATTCGGTGAAGTTGTCCCTGCATAAGTGTAAATTTTAACGAGGCCTGCACAGGGGGCAGGCCTCGCACCGGGTGATACAATCACGGCATAGGAAAGGAGGACCTGTGGCGAAAATCTTATACATCGAAGACATACAGGACAACATCACATACGTTGAAAAGGTTGTCAAATCGCGTGGGCATGAGTTCTTCTCCGCGCAAAATGCTGAAACAGGGTTGGAGCTGGCACTTCAATCCAAACCAGATGTGATCCTGCTTGATCTGGGTTTGCCTGATGCAGATGGCCAGACGTTATCGGTCTGGTTGAAAGGCGACCCAGCACTCAGCAAGATTCCCATCATCGTTCTCACCGCCTGGCCCGAAGAAGTAGTGCGTCAGACAGTCAACGCCTACGGGCTGAACGGATATCTATGCAAACCATTTACATTGACTGCGCTCGTAACAATGATCGATTCCGTTTTGAACCCTAAATAAACATGACAGTTGAAATCATACCGGCTGACCGGTTCACCATTCAAGAATTGACAGACCTCTATAATAAAACAAGGGTGGACTACGTAGTGCCCATGCCTATGAATGCGGACAGGTTGGCTGAGTATGTACATGATTTCGATGTGGACTTGCATCACTCGTGTGTGGCGCGTGATTCCGAAGGTGAAGTGCTTGGCCTGAGTATGTTGGGGTTTCGACATGGGATCGCCTGGATCACACGTTTGGGCGTTCTGCCATCTACAAGGCGAACAGGCGCCGGGTCTGCATTAATGGACAGTATGCTGGAAAATGCAGGGAAGCTTGGCGCAACCGAGACACATCTCGAAGTGATCAAAAACAATGAGCCTGCCTATAAACTATTTCTGAAAAAGGGGTTTATTGAAACAGGGACTTATCTTGTCATGCGTCATGCGCCACGCCCTAGAGAAAATTCACTCAGAGGTGCTCTCACTTGGTTGACATATAACGAAGCCTTGGAAAAACTGGCTCAATATCCCAGGCACATCACGTGGATCAACGCCTTGGAATCCATGAGGAACTCACCCAATACAGAAGGGTTACAT
Proteins encoded in this window:
- a CDS encoding RNA-binding protein, giving the protein MDVRIYVGNLNKSTTQDEINTLFATAGTVSSVEVAMDKGTGKSKGFAFVSMSSQAEADKAIGMFNDYALAESKLKVNVAKPRAL
- a CDS encoding RNA-binding protein, with the protein product MEAKLYVGNLAYTTTEDNLRELFMQAGGVVSVALIKEPGTNRSKGFAFVEMSSQAEAQKAISMFNGYSLAERQLTVNVARPREERGGGGGFRPNRNGPRPQQRGGGGRDRR
- a CDS encoding SRPBCC family protein; this encodes MVLQPPTLLWAGGSTFNQQYLLYPNESTGKLIQIISNSQIYQPIKRVFDYISAPENDFQWQYGTLASTRIEGSNPGLGACFQSTGHFMGHRIQSTFEVTEFEPNQKYGFKSLSGPLQSYTSYVFEIAKGYTQIKLSMQANVINSMDFNEGILEKKMKKQLKENLAMLKEILEAGS
- the rsgA gene encoding ribosome small subunit-dependent GTPase A; amino-acid sequence: MNTNDQDDKGVVFRKTLGRYTVHTEERELDCGVSSLLHKQLIYSTADPTSMRRTVQAVRELDHVDPIAIGDRVRYVDAGQGRGMITEVLPRLSKLSRPAAVTGQRIFEQVIVSNADLVIPVFAATNPPPKWGLLDRYLVTAEAAELPVLIVITKMDLANGNNKLDTELETYRRIGYPIRAVSSVTGEGIEELKETLQGKMSVLIGKSGVGKTSLLNAIQPGLGLRVKAVSNGELGKGRHTTTHLEMFKLDTGGTIVDTPGMREFGLWNISPDELAYLFPEMAEHVGRCKFGLSCHHDNEPGCAIRKAVMDGMVSPHRYKSYMNLRSEL
- a CDS encoding RNHCP domain-containing protein, producing the protein MNYHASSFGDFRCGHCGQYVTTAHVLSGVNNRNHCPYCLWSRHLDLYSAGDRLSACKGQMKPIGLTMKKSRNKYQIKSRGELMLIHECVECGDLSINRIAADDDPDSVMEAFLSSQSLSFQTNARCEVQGIVLLNETAVVQAQLFGEVVPA
- a CDS encoding response regulator → MAKILYIEDIQDNITYVEKVVKSRGHEFFSAQNAETGLELALQSKPDVILLDLGLPDADGQTLSVWLKGDPALSKIPIIVLTAWPEEVVRQTVNAYGLNGYLCKPFTLTALVTMIDSVLNPK
- a CDS encoding GNAT family N-acetyltransferase; amino-acid sequence: MTVEIIPADRFTIQELTDLYNKTRVDYVVPMPMNADRLAEYVHDFDVDLHHSCVARDSEGEVLGLSMLGFRHGIAWITRLGVLPSTRRTGAGSALMDSMLENAGKLGATETHLEVIKNNEPAYKLFLKKGFIETGTYLVMRHAPRPRENSLRGALTWLTYNEALEKLAQYPRHITWINALESMRNSPNTEGLHITLPNGSSGWLVYRNTKFTLRSTLSHLILHTEQGDPFEVGMQLLWHLHTKYSHHDTYAENIHEEDPHLSALQFLGYFTNFSRIEMRRPST